From Planktothrix tepida PCC 9214, one genomic window encodes:
- the nblR gene encoding response regulator transcription factor NblR encodes MSKLGLDHHPSILVIEPDEMLAQQISLDLEEAGYYPIVASNRTVGLHQATELQPALIVIDRLLAGESGLSLCRHLRDLGNHTPLLVLMAKDAIEDRIACLESGADDYCLKPYRTETFLELVNLYLKPATSNNEQLRFGELVLDLATRRALRNGRTIELTMKEYELLKYLMEHPREVLTREQILENVWGYDFLGESNVIEVYIRYLRLKIEDEGEKRLIQTVRGVGYVLRDG; translated from the coding sequence ATGAGTAAGTTGGGGTTAGATCATCATCCATCGATTTTAGTGATTGAGCCAGATGAAATGTTAGCTCAACAAATTAGCCTGGATTTAGAAGAAGCGGGTTATTATCCGATTGTGGCTAGTAATCGAACAGTTGGTTTACATCAGGCTACGGAATTACAACCCGCATTAATTGTAATTGACCGACTGTTGGCAGGAGAGTCAGGACTGTCTCTGTGTCGTCATTTAAGGGATTTGGGAAACCATACACCTTTGTTAGTATTAATGGCAAAAGATGCCATCGAAGATCGGATCGCCTGTTTGGAGTCAGGAGCCGATGACTATTGTTTAAAACCCTATCGGACGGAGACTTTTTTAGAACTGGTCAATCTGTATTTGAAGCCTGCGACTAGCAATAATGAACAATTGCGGTTTGGGGAGTTAGTCTTAGATTTAGCCACTCGTCGGGCACTTCGCAATGGTAGAACCATTGAACTGACAATGAAGGAGTATGAATTACTCAAATATTTAATGGAACATCCTCGCGAAGTTTTAACCCGTGAACAAATTTTAGAGAATGTCTGGGGTTATGACTTTCTAGGAGAGTCCAATGTTATAGAAGTTTATATTCGTTATTTACGGCTGAAAATTGAAGACGAAGGGGAAAAACGTTTAATTCAAACAGTTCGAGGCGTTGGATATGTCCTCAGAGATGGTTGA